A window from Rhea pennata isolate bPtePen1 chromosome 1, bPtePen1.pri, whole genome shotgun sequence encodes these proteins:
- the APAF1 gene encoding apoptotic protease-activating factor 1 isoform X1 yields MDVKSRNYLLLNRHALEKDIKTSYIMDHMIADQVLTLQEEEKVKQQNTQKERAAMLINILLTKDNNSYRSFYNALLHEGYRDLAALLQDGIPVISSGNGKSSMDGMTSYVKTILCEGGVPQRPVVFVTRPKLVDAIKQKLYCLGNDPGWVTVYGMAGCGKTVLTAEALRDHQLLEDYFPGGVHWISVGKQDKAGLLIKLQNLCSRLDHDCTLSQRPPLNVEEAKDRLRLLMLRKYPRSLLVLDDIWDSWVLKAFDNQCQVLITSRDRSVTDAVAGNKYEVHVESGLAHEKGLEVLSLFVNKKITELPEQANCIVRECKGSPLVISLIGALLRDFPGRWEYYLKQLQNKQFKRIRKSSSYDYEALDEAMSISVEQLNEKLKDYYKDLSILPKDVKVPTKVLCILWDMETEEVEDILQEFVNKSLLFCDRNGKSFHYYLHDLQLDFLTEKNRNQLEELHKNIVNQYKKYYKLNMPIPSQEDCMYWYNFLAYHMAGANMQEELRDLMFSLDWIKTKTELVGPAHLIHEYVEYSSILDQKDSIIRENFQEFLSLNGHLLGRPPFPDIIQLGLCQPETSEVYQQAKLLAQPEAGMFYLEWINKKSMKNLSRLVVRPHRDAVYHACFSQDGQRIASCGADKTLQVFKAESGERLLEISAHDDEILCCTFSADGTFVATCSADKKVKIWNSRTGQCIHVYEEHSEQVNCCQFNNGISQYLLATCSNDTFIKLWDLNRKYCRNTMFGHVNSVSHCKFSPNDEYIASCSTDGTVKLWEVHSANELKTIEIKDFFKTADEQPDDVEILVKCCCWSGNSATILAAAKNKLLLFDVKTSNLLKQVIVSHHSMIQYCDFCPGDELVAVALSHCSVELWNIKSLSKIADCRGHTSWVHCVTFSPDGSLFMTSSDDQTIRIWETNKVCKSSDAVLKSELDVVFLNGEVMILAIYNHHHLQLINGNTDSIIMQTEAQESLIRCCCLSGDLTFAAFGQENGTIKVLRLSDGKVLKTLKAYTTSVQHCQFTSDCQTVISCAHNTVIQVWSWQLNDCVFLRGHKEAVKDFRLLEDSKLLSWSFDGTVKVWNIITGKAEKDFACHGDTVLSCAVSPDGSKFSSASADKTAKIWSFESSSALHELNGHEACVRCCAFSSNSKLLATGDDKGEIRIWDALTGELVHFCSPLTVDEGEPTHCGWVTDVSFSPDSKVLVSSGGYLKWWNVTTGESLQTFYTNGTNLKSIHVSPNFNVYVTVDNLGILYVLQKM; encoded by the exons ATGGATGTGAAGAGTAGAAATTACTTGCTTCTGAATCGCCACGCATTGGAAAAAGACATTAAGACCTCATATATTATGGATCACATGATTGCTGACCAAGTACTGACAttacaggaggaagaaaaagtgaaacaacAG AATACCCAGAAGGAGCGAGCAGCTATGCTAATAAATATTCTTCTTACAAAAGATAATAATTCATATAGATCTTTCTATAATGCACTACTTCATGAAGGGTACAGAGATCTTGCTGCGCTTCTTCAGGATGGCATCCCTGTCATCTCCTCTGGTAATGGGAAGAGTTCTATGGATGGAATGACTTCATATG ttaaGACTATTCTCTGTGAAGGAGGTGTACCACAGAGACCAGTTGTGTTTGTTACTCGGCCAAAACTGGTGGATGCTATTAAACAGAAACTGTACTGTTTGGGAAATGATCCAGGCTGGGTCACGGTTTATGGAATGGCAGGTTGTGGAAAGACTGTTTTAACAGCAGAAGCTTTAAGGGATCACCAGCTCTTGGaag ATTATTTTCCAGGAGGAGTTCACTGGATATCTGTTGGAAAGCAGGACAAAGCAGGGCTCCtaataaaacttcaaaatctCTGTAGTAGATTAGACCATGACTGTACACTTTCACAAAGGCCACCACTTAACGTTGAGGAGGCTAAAGATCGTCTTCGTTTGCTGATGCTTCGCAAATATCCCAG GTCTCTTTTGGTCCTGGATGATATTTGGGATTCCTGGGTGTTAAAAGCATTTGATAATCAGTGTCAGGTTCTTATTACCAGCAGAGACAGGAGTGTAACAGACGCTGTGGCTG GCAATAAATATGAGGTTCATGTGGAAAGTGGACTAGCACATGAGAAAGGACTGGAGGTCTTATCCCTAtttgtaaataagaaaataacagaacTGCCAGAACAAGCTAATTGCATTGTAAGGGAATGCAAAG GTTCTCCTCTTGTGATATCCTTGATAGGTGCATTATTACGAGACTTTCCTGGTCGTTGGGAATACTACCTCAAACAGCTGCAGAATAagcaatttaaaagaataagaaaatcttCTTCATATGATTATGAAGCTCTTGATGAAGCAATGTCCATAAGTGTTGAACAATTGAATGAAAAACTTAAAGACTATTATAAGGACCTTTCTATCCTCCCAAAAGATGTTAAAGTACCTACTAAG GTTCTCTGTATTCTTTGGGATATGGAAACTGAAGAAGTTGAAGATATCTTACAGGAATTTGTTAACAAATCACTGTTGTTCTGTGATCGTAATGGGAAATCATTCCATTATTATTTGCACGATCTTCAACTTGActttcttacagaaaagaatCGCAACCAGCTTGAG GAGCTACATAAAAACATAGTAAATCAGtacaaaaaatattacaaacttAATATGCCTATTCCATCTCAAGAGGATTGCATGTACTGGTATAACTTTCTAGCGTATCATATGGCAGGTGCCAACATGCAGGAG gaaCTCCGTGATCTTATGTTTTCTCTGGATTGGATTAAAACTAAAACAGAATTGGTAGGCCCTGCCCATCTGATTCATGAATATGTAGAATATAGTTCAATCCTGGATCAAAAG GATAGCATAATACGTGAGAATTTCCAGGAATTTCTGTCTTTAAATGGGCACCTTCTTGGACGGCCACCATTTCCTGACATAATACAGCTGGGTCTTTGCCAACCGGAGACATCAGAGGTGTATCAACAAGCCAAGCTACTTGCTCAACCAGAAGCAGGCATGTTTTATTTGGAATGGAT aaataaaaaatccatgaaaaacCTCTCCCGTCTGGTTGTACGTCCACACAGAGATGCTGTTTACCATGCATGCTTTTCTCAGGATGGACAAAGAATAGCATCGTGTGGAGCTGATAAAACACTACAG GTGTTCAAAGCGGAAAGTGGAGAGAGACTTCTGGAGATAAGTGCACATGATGATGAAATACTTTGTTGCACTTTTTCTGCTGATGGTACTTTTGTAGCAACTTGTTCAGCTGATAAAAAAGTGAAG ATCTGGAATTCAAGAACAGGTcaatgtatacatgtatatgaaGAACACTCTGAACAGGTCAATTGCTGCCAATTTAATAATGGAATTAGTCAGTATCTTTTAGCTACCTGCTCAAATGACACTTTCATCAAA ctttgggatttgaacagaaaatactgtagaAATACAATGTTTGGTCATGTAAATTCTGTCAGTCATTGTAAATTTTCACCAAATGATGAGTATATTGCTAGCTGTTCAACAGATGGAACAGTAAAG ctTTGGGAAGTACACTCAGCAAATGAACTGAAAACTATTGAGATAAAAGACTTCTTCAAAACTGCTGATGAGCAACCAGATGATGTGGAGATCTTAGTAAAGTGTTGCTGTTGGTCAGGAAATAGTGCCACAATTTTGGCAGCGGCCAAAAATAAGCTTCTG CTCTTTGATGTTAAAACAAGCAATTTATTAAAGCAAGTCATTGTAAGTCATCACAGTATGATCCAATACTGTGACTTCTGTCCTGGTGATGAGTTAGTAGCAGTTGCTTTATCTCACTGCTCTGTTGAG TTATGGAATATTAAATCGTTATCAAAAATAGCAGATTGCAGGGGACACACGAGCTGGGTTCACTGTGTGACGTTTTCCCCAGATGGATCTTTATTTATGACATCCTCTGATGACCAGACAATAAGG aTTTGGGAGACAAACAAGGTGTGCAAGTCTTCTGATGCTGTGCTAAAAAGTGAACTTGATGTTGTATTCCTCAATGGTGAAGTGATGATTTTAGCAATTTACAATCACCATCATTTACAA CTTATTAATGGAAATACAGACAGCATTATTATGCAGACAGAAGCTCAGGAATCCCTTATTCGCTGCTGTTGCTTAAGTGGAGACCTTACATTTGCAGCATTTGGACAGGAGAATGGAACAATAAAG gtACTACGGTTGTCAGATGGGAAAGTTTTGAAAACGTTGAAGGCATACACGACATCTGTGCAGCATTGTCAATTTACCTCTGACTGTCAGACTGTCATTTCATGTGCTCATAATACAGTAATACAG gtttGGAGTTGGCAGTTGAATGATTGTGTGTTTCTAAGAGGGCACAAAGAAGCAGTCAAGGATTTTAGACTTCTGGAAGATTCAAAGCTTCTTTCTTGGTCATTTGATGGAACAGTTAAG gtgtgGAATATCAtaactggaaaagcagaaaaagattttgcttgCCATGGAGATACTGTTCTCTCTTGCGCTGTTTCACCTGATGGTAGTAAGTtttcatctgcttctgctgaCAAAACTGCAAAG ATATGGAGTTTTGAGAGCTCATCTGCTCTTCATGAGCTCAATGGTCACGAAGCCTGTGTTCGATGCTGTGCTTTCTCTTCTAATAGCAAATTATTAGCAACTGGAGATGACAAAGGAGAAATAAGG atTTGGGATGCCTTAACAGGTGAATTAGTTCACTTCTGCTCCCCACTTACTGTGGATGAAGGGGAACCAACACATTGTGGTTGGGTAACAGACGTCTCATTTTCTCCTGATAGTAAGGTGCTTGTGTCATCTGGAGGCTATCTGAAG TGGTGGAATGTAACTACTGGAGAATCCTTACAAACCTTCTACACAAATGGAACGAACCTCAAGTCAATACATGTGTCCCCTAATTTCAACGTTTATGTGACTGTTGATAATCTTGGTATTCTTTATGTATTACAAAAAATGTGA
- the APAF1 gene encoding apoptotic protease-activating factor 1 isoform X2: protein MDVKSRNYLLLNRHALEKDIKTSYIMDHMIADQVLTLQEEEKVKQQNTQKERAAMLINILLTKDNNSYRSFYNALLHEGYRDLAALLQDGIPVISSGNGKSSMDGMTSYVKTILCEGGVPQRPVVFVTRPKLVDAIKQKLYCLGNDPGWVTVYGMAGCGKTVLTAEALRDHQLLEDYFPGGVHWISVGKQDKAGLLIKLQNLCSRLDHDCTLSQRPPLNVEEAKDRLRLLMLRKYPRSLLVLDDIWDSWVLKAFDNQCQVLITSRDRSVTDAVAGNKYEVHVESGLAHEKGLEVLSLFVNKKITELPEQANCIVRECKGSPLVISLIGALLRDFPGRWEYYLKQLQNKQFKRIRKSSSYDYEALDEAMSISVEQLNEKLKDYYKDLSILPKDVKVPTKVLCILWDMETEEVEDILQEFVNKSLLFCDRNGKSFHYYLHDLQLDFLTEKNRNQLEELHKNIVNQYKKYYKLNMPIPSQEDCMYWYNFLAYHMAGANMQEELRDLMFSLDWIKTKTELVGPAHLIHEYVEYSSILDQKDSIIRENFQEFLSLNGHLLGRPPFPDIIQLGLCQPETSEVYQQAKLLAQPEAGMFYLEWINKKSMKNLSRLVVRPHRDAVYHACFSQDGQRIASCGADKTLQVFKAESGERLLEISAHDDEILCCTFSADGTFVATCSADKKVKIWNSRTGQCIHVYEEHSEQVNCCQFNNGISQYLLATCSNDTFIKLWDLNRKYCRNTMFGHVNSVSHCKFSPNDEYIASCSTDGTVKLWEVHSANELKTIEIKDFFKTADEQPDDVEILVKCCCWSGNSATILAAAKNKLLLFDVKTSNLLKQVIVSHHSMIQYCDFCPGDELVAVALSHCSVELWNIKSLSKIADCRGHTSWVHCVTFSPDGSLFMTSSDDQTIRIWETNKVCKSSDAVLKSELDVVFLNGEVMILAIYNHHHLQLINGNTDSIIMQTEAQESLIRCCCLSGDLTFAAFGQENGTIKVLRLSDGKVLKTLKAYTTSVQHCQFTSDCQTVISCAHNTVIQVWSWQLNDCVFLRGHKEAVKDFRLLEDSKLLSWSFDGTVKVWNIITGKAEKDFACHGDTVLSCAVSPDGSKFSSASADKTAKIWDALTGELVHFCSPLTVDEGEPTHCGWVTDVSFSPDSKVLVSSGGYLKWWNVTTGESLQTFYTNGTNLKSIHVSPNFNVYVTVDNLGILYVLQKM, encoded by the exons ATGGATGTGAAGAGTAGAAATTACTTGCTTCTGAATCGCCACGCATTGGAAAAAGACATTAAGACCTCATATATTATGGATCACATGATTGCTGACCAAGTACTGACAttacaggaggaagaaaaagtgaaacaacAG AATACCCAGAAGGAGCGAGCAGCTATGCTAATAAATATTCTTCTTACAAAAGATAATAATTCATATAGATCTTTCTATAATGCACTACTTCATGAAGGGTACAGAGATCTTGCTGCGCTTCTTCAGGATGGCATCCCTGTCATCTCCTCTGGTAATGGGAAGAGTTCTATGGATGGAATGACTTCATATG ttaaGACTATTCTCTGTGAAGGAGGTGTACCACAGAGACCAGTTGTGTTTGTTACTCGGCCAAAACTGGTGGATGCTATTAAACAGAAACTGTACTGTTTGGGAAATGATCCAGGCTGGGTCACGGTTTATGGAATGGCAGGTTGTGGAAAGACTGTTTTAACAGCAGAAGCTTTAAGGGATCACCAGCTCTTGGaag ATTATTTTCCAGGAGGAGTTCACTGGATATCTGTTGGAAAGCAGGACAAAGCAGGGCTCCtaataaaacttcaaaatctCTGTAGTAGATTAGACCATGACTGTACACTTTCACAAAGGCCACCACTTAACGTTGAGGAGGCTAAAGATCGTCTTCGTTTGCTGATGCTTCGCAAATATCCCAG GTCTCTTTTGGTCCTGGATGATATTTGGGATTCCTGGGTGTTAAAAGCATTTGATAATCAGTGTCAGGTTCTTATTACCAGCAGAGACAGGAGTGTAACAGACGCTGTGGCTG GCAATAAATATGAGGTTCATGTGGAAAGTGGACTAGCACATGAGAAAGGACTGGAGGTCTTATCCCTAtttgtaaataagaaaataacagaacTGCCAGAACAAGCTAATTGCATTGTAAGGGAATGCAAAG GTTCTCCTCTTGTGATATCCTTGATAGGTGCATTATTACGAGACTTTCCTGGTCGTTGGGAATACTACCTCAAACAGCTGCAGAATAagcaatttaaaagaataagaaaatcttCTTCATATGATTATGAAGCTCTTGATGAAGCAATGTCCATAAGTGTTGAACAATTGAATGAAAAACTTAAAGACTATTATAAGGACCTTTCTATCCTCCCAAAAGATGTTAAAGTACCTACTAAG GTTCTCTGTATTCTTTGGGATATGGAAACTGAAGAAGTTGAAGATATCTTACAGGAATTTGTTAACAAATCACTGTTGTTCTGTGATCGTAATGGGAAATCATTCCATTATTATTTGCACGATCTTCAACTTGActttcttacagaaaagaatCGCAACCAGCTTGAG GAGCTACATAAAAACATAGTAAATCAGtacaaaaaatattacaaacttAATATGCCTATTCCATCTCAAGAGGATTGCATGTACTGGTATAACTTTCTAGCGTATCATATGGCAGGTGCCAACATGCAGGAG gaaCTCCGTGATCTTATGTTTTCTCTGGATTGGATTAAAACTAAAACAGAATTGGTAGGCCCTGCCCATCTGATTCATGAATATGTAGAATATAGTTCAATCCTGGATCAAAAG GATAGCATAATACGTGAGAATTTCCAGGAATTTCTGTCTTTAAATGGGCACCTTCTTGGACGGCCACCATTTCCTGACATAATACAGCTGGGTCTTTGCCAACCGGAGACATCAGAGGTGTATCAACAAGCCAAGCTACTTGCTCAACCAGAAGCAGGCATGTTTTATTTGGAATGGAT aaataaaaaatccatgaaaaacCTCTCCCGTCTGGTTGTACGTCCACACAGAGATGCTGTTTACCATGCATGCTTTTCTCAGGATGGACAAAGAATAGCATCGTGTGGAGCTGATAAAACACTACAG GTGTTCAAAGCGGAAAGTGGAGAGAGACTTCTGGAGATAAGTGCACATGATGATGAAATACTTTGTTGCACTTTTTCTGCTGATGGTACTTTTGTAGCAACTTGTTCAGCTGATAAAAAAGTGAAG ATCTGGAATTCAAGAACAGGTcaatgtatacatgtatatgaaGAACACTCTGAACAGGTCAATTGCTGCCAATTTAATAATGGAATTAGTCAGTATCTTTTAGCTACCTGCTCAAATGACACTTTCATCAAA ctttgggatttgaacagaaaatactgtagaAATACAATGTTTGGTCATGTAAATTCTGTCAGTCATTGTAAATTTTCACCAAATGATGAGTATATTGCTAGCTGTTCAACAGATGGAACAGTAAAG ctTTGGGAAGTACACTCAGCAAATGAACTGAAAACTATTGAGATAAAAGACTTCTTCAAAACTGCTGATGAGCAACCAGATGATGTGGAGATCTTAGTAAAGTGTTGCTGTTGGTCAGGAAATAGTGCCACAATTTTGGCAGCGGCCAAAAATAAGCTTCTG CTCTTTGATGTTAAAACAAGCAATTTATTAAAGCAAGTCATTGTAAGTCATCACAGTATGATCCAATACTGTGACTTCTGTCCTGGTGATGAGTTAGTAGCAGTTGCTTTATCTCACTGCTCTGTTGAG TTATGGAATATTAAATCGTTATCAAAAATAGCAGATTGCAGGGGACACACGAGCTGGGTTCACTGTGTGACGTTTTCCCCAGATGGATCTTTATTTATGACATCCTCTGATGACCAGACAATAAGG aTTTGGGAGACAAACAAGGTGTGCAAGTCTTCTGATGCTGTGCTAAAAAGTGAACTTGATGTTGTATTCCTCAATGGTGAAGTGATGATTTTAGCAATTTACAATCACCATCATTTACAA CTTATTAATGGAAATACAGACAGCATTATTATGCAGACAGAAGCTCAGGAATCCCTTATTCGCTGCTGTTGCTTAAGTGGAGACCTTACATTTGCAGCATTTGGACAGGAGAATGGAACAATAAAG gtACTACGGTTGTCAGATGGGAAAGTTTTGAAAACGTTGAAGGCATACACGACATCTGTGCAGCATTGTCAATTTACCTCTGACTGTCAGACTGTCATTTCATGTGCTCATAATACAGTAATACAG gtttGGAGTTGGCAGTTGAATGATTGTGTGTTTCTAAGAGGGCACAAAGAAGCAGTCAAGGATTTTAGACTTCTGGAAGATTCAAAGCTTCTTTCTTGGTCATTTGATGGAACAGTTAAG gtgtgGAATATCAtaactggaaaagcagaaaaagattttgcttgCCATGGAGATACTGTTCTCTCTTGCGCTGTTTCACCTGATGGTAGTAAGTtttcatctgcttctgctgaCAAAACTGCAAAG atTTGGGATGCCTTAACAGGTGAATTAGTTCACTTCTGCTCCCCACTTACTGTGGATGAAGGGGAACCAACACATTGTGGTTGGGTAACAGACGTCTCATTTTCTCCTGATAGTAAGGTGCTTGTGTCATCTGGAGGCTATCTGAAG TGGTGGAATGTAACTACTGGAGAATCCTTACAAACCTTCTACACAAATGGAACGAACCTCAAGTCAATACATGTGTCCCCTAATTTCAACGTTTATGTGACTGTTGATAATCTTGGTATTCTTTATGTATTACAAAAAATGTGA
- the APAF1 gene encoding apoptotic protease-activating factor 1 isoform X4 gives MDVKSRNYLLLNRHALEKDIKTSYIMDHMIADQVLTLQEEEKVKQQNTQKERAAMLINILLTKDNNSYRSFYNALLHEGYRDLAALLQDGIPVISSGNGKSSMDGMTSYVKTILCEGGVPQRPVVFVTRPKLVDAIKQKLYCLGNDPGWVTVYGMAGCGKTVLTAEALRDHQLLEDYFPGGVHWISVGKQDKAGLLIKLQNLCSRLDHDCTLSQRPPLNVEEAKDRLRLLMLRKYPRSLLVLDDIWDSWVLKAFDNQCQVLITSRDRSVTDAVAGNKYEVHVESGLAHEKGLEVLSLFVNKKITELPEQANCIVRECKGSPLVISLIGALLRDFPGRWEYYLKQLQNKQFKRIRKSSSYDYEALDEAMSISVEQLNEKLKDYYKDLSILPKDVKVPTKVLCILWDMETEEVEDILQEFVNKSLLFCDRNGKSFHYYLHDLQLDFLTEKNRNQLEELHKNIVNQYKKYYKLNMPIPSQEDCMYWYNFLAYHMAGANMQEELRDLMFSLDWIKTKTELVGPAHLIHEYVEYSSILDQKDSIIRENFQEFLSLNGHLLGRPPFPDIIQLGLCQPETSEVYQQAKLLAQPEAGMFYLEWINKKSMKNLSRLVVRPHRDAVYHACFSQDGQRIASCGADKTLQVFKAESGERLLEISAHDDEILCCTFSADGTFVATCSADKKVKIWNSRTGQCIHVYEEHSEQVNCCQFNNGISQYLLATCSNDTFIKLWDLNRKYCRNTMFGHVNSVSHCKFSPNDEYIASCSTDGTVKLWEVHSANELKTIEIKDFFKTADEQPDDVEILVKCCCWSGNSATILAAAKNKLLLFDVKTSNLLKQVIVSHHSMIQYCDFCPGDELVAVALSHCSVELWNIKSLSKIADCRGHTSWVHCVTFSPDGSLFMTSSDDQTIRIWETNKVCKSSDAVLKSELDVVFLNGEVMILAIYNHHHLQLINGNTDSIIMQTEAQESLIRCCCLSGDLTFAAFGQENGTIKVLRLSDGKVLKTLKAYTTSVQHCQFTSDCQTVISCAHNTVIQYSLFFK, from the exons ATGGATGTGAAGAGTAGAAATTACTTGCTTCTGAATCGCCACGCATTGGAAAAAGACATTAAGACCTCATATATTATGGATCACATGATTGCTGACCAAGTACTGACAttacaggaggaagaaaaagtgaaacaacAG AATACCCAGAAGGAGCGAGCAGCTATGCTAATAAATATTCTTCTTACAAAAGATAATAATTCATATAGATCTTTCTATAATGCACTACTTCATGAAGGGTACAGAGATCTTGCTGCGCTTCTTCAGGATGGCATCCCTGTCATCTCCTCTGGTAATGGGAAGAGTTCTATGGATGGAATGACTTCATATG ttaaGACTATTCTCTGTGAAGGAGGTGTACCACAGAGACCAGTTGTGTTTGTTACTCGGCCAAAACTGGTGGATGCTATTAAACAGAAACTGTACTGTTTGGGAAATGATCCAGGCTGGGTCACGGTTTATGGAATGGCAGGTTGTGGAAAGACTGTTTTAACAGCAGAAGCTTTAAGGGATCACCAGCTCTTGGaag ATTATTTTCCAGGAGGAGTTCACTGGATATCTGTTGGAAAGCAGGACAAAGCAGGGCTCCtaataaaacttcaaaatctCTGTAGTAGATTAGACCATGACTGTACACTTTCACAAAGGCCACCACTTAACGTTGAGGAGGCTAAAGATCGTCTTCGTTTGCTGATGCTTCGCAAATATCCCAG GTCTCTTTTGGTCCTGGATGATATTTGGGATTCCTGGGTGTTAAAAGCATTTGATAATCAGTGTCAGGTTCTTATTACCAGCAGAGACAGGAGTGTAACAGACGCTGTGGCTG GCAATAAATATGAGGTTCATGTGGAAAGTGGACTAGCACATGAGAAAGGACTGGAGGTCTTATCCCTAtttgtaaataagaaaataacagaacTGCCAGAACAAGCTAATTGCATTGTAAGGGAATGCAAAG GTTCTCCTCTTGTGATATCCTTGATAGGTGCATTATTACGAGACTTTCCTGGTCGTTGGGAATACTACCTCAAACAGCTGCAGAATAagcaatttaaaagaataagaaaatcttCTTCATATGATTATGAAGCTCTTGATGAAGCAATGTCCATAAGTGTTGAACAATTGAATGAAAAACTTAAAGACTATTATAAGGACCTTTCTATCCTCCCAAAAGATGTTAAAGTACCTACTAAG GTTCTCTGTATTCTTTGGGATATGGAAACTGAAGAAGTTGAAGATATCTTACAGGAATTTGTTAACAAATCACTGTTGTTCTGTGATCGTAATGGGAAATCATTCCATTATTATTTGCACGATCTTCAACTTGActttcttacagaaaagaatCGCAACCAGCTTGAG GAGCTACATAAAAACATAGTAAATCAGtacaaaaaatattacaaacttAATATGCCTATTCCATCTCAAGAGGATTGCATGTACTGGTATAACTTTCTAGCGTATCATATGGCAGGTGCCAACATGCAGGAG gaaCTCCGTGATCTTATGTTTTCTCTGGATTGGATTAAAACTAAAACAGAATTGGTAGGCCCTGCCCATCTGATTCATGAATATGTAGAATATAGTTCAATCCTGGATCAAAAG GATAGCATAATACGTGAGAATTTCCAGGAATTTCTGTCTTTAAATGGGCACCTTCTTGGACGGCCACCATTTCCTGACATAATACAGCTGGGTCTTTGCCAACCGGAGACATCAGAGGTGTATCAACAAGCCAAGCTACTTGCTCAACCAGAAGCAGGCATGTTTTATTTGGAATGGAT aaataaaaaatccatgaaaaacCTCTCCCGTCTGGTTGTACGTCCACACAGAGATGCTGTTTACCATGCATGCTTTTCTCAGGATGGACAAAGAATAGCATCGTGTGGAGCTGATAAAACACTACAG GTGTTCAAAGCGGAAAGTGGAGAGAGACTTCTGGAGATAAGTGCACATGATGATGAAATACTTTGTTGCACTTTTTCTGCTGATGGTACTTTTGTAGCAACTTGTTCAGCTGATAAAAAAGTGAAG ATCTGGAATTCAAGAACAGGTcaatgtatacatgtatatgaaGAACACTCTGAACAGGTCAATTGCTGCCAATTTAATAATGGAATTAGTCAGTATCTTTTAGCTACCTGCTCAAATGACACTTTCATCAAA ctttgggatttgaacagaaaatactgtagaAATACAATGTTTGGTCATGTAAATTCTGTCAGTCATTGTAAATTTTCACCAAATGATGAGTATATTGCTAGCTGTTCAACAGATGGAACAGTAAAG ctTTGGGAAGTACACTCAGCAAATGAACTGAAAACTATTGAGATAAAAGACTTCTTCAAAACTGCTGATGAGCAACCAGATGATGTGGAGATCTTAGTAAAGTGTTGCTGTTGGTCAGGAAATAGTGCCACAATTTTGGCAGCGGCCAAAAATAAGCTTCTG CTCTTTGATGTTAAAACAAGCAATTTATTAAAGCAAGTCATTGTAAGTCATCACAGTATGATCCAATACTGTGACTTCTGTCCTGGTGATGAGTTAGTAGCAGTTGCTTTATCTCACTGCTCTGTTGAG TTATGGAATATTAAATCGTTATCAAAAATAGCAGATTGCAGGGGACACACGAGCTGGGTTCACTGTGTGACGTTTTCCCCAGATGGATCTTTATTTATGACATCCTCTGATGACCAGACAATAAGG aTTTGGGAGACAAACAAGGTGTGCAAGTCTTCTGATGCTGTGCTAAAAAGTGAACTTGATGTTGTATTCCTCAATGGTGAAGTGATGATTTTAGCAATTTACAATCACCATCATTTACAA CTTATTAATGGAAATACAGACAGCATTATTATGCAGACAGAAGCTCAGGAATCCCTTATTCGCTGCTGTTGCTTAAGTGGAGACCTTACATTTGCAGCATTTGGACAGGAGAATGGAACAATAAAG gtACTACGGTTGTCAGATGGGAAAGTTTTGAAAACGTTGAAGGCATACACGACATCTGTGCAGCATTGTCAATTTACCTCTGACTGTCAGACTGTCATTTCATGTGCTCATAATACAGTAATACAG tattcccttttttttaaatag